TCTTTAAGTCGTGCTATTATTCAACGATAATGTTCCAACTGCAGCATACAAGGGGGCCACCATTGAGGAAGTGGTCGTGGAGTCTGCGCTGTACATCAAGCCCAAGGCCACACAGCAGATGAGACGCGTACGTTCGGCAGATTCAGCGGATTCCCCCCTCCAAGGCATCTATGCGACCCACAAGCGGGTGAAGCGTGGCCGGAGAGGCGGTGCCACGCAGGTAGGCACCTCAGCAGGAGCTGGGGGAACTGATGCCGGTGTTGTTGTCGGCGCCGGACCCGATGGcggcaatgccaatgccaatgtcCAGCTGAATCCGTTCGGTCCTCTCGGCCCCAGCGGCTTCAACCAGGAACAGGCTGCCTCCAACGGAGCTGCCCACAGCAACTACAACAACGGATTCGATGCCGGCTACTCGGCGGCCGATGCCCAGGCCCAGGGATTCCAGTCGCAGACCGCTAATGGCTCCTTCGGCGCCTCCTCCGCCAGCACAGCCACTCAGTCGCAGAACATCAGTCCATTCGGCATCAACAATGCCGCTGGAGCTTCCCTGAGTCAGGTCTACAAGCTGCCGAACGGCCAGACGATCAATTTCAGTTCCACCAATAGCTTTGCCAACAACGGGGCCAATAGGGGGAGCAGTCACGGCGCAGCAGTGTCTGTGAGCCGCTAATCGCTCGACAGCTGGGGATCCACATCCAATATTCagatttttattttcagtGTGCAAATAAACGCTAATTTTCGAAtgaaatttatataattttaatatatgtGTTTAGGAAGAAAGTTTTCGAGGGGGCTGGCTAGCTGTGCGATTTTAATTTTCGGGTATTCTCGGTTGCGAATTCCCGTTAACAGATACAATATCGATATCAATATCGAGTTTGTCGCCATTTTTGGTTTCTTATAATGAGATTGCCAAAAACGATGGCATATTTAActaaaattattcaattttgaAAAGAAAACCAGAGTGAAATAGTGCATAATAATTTGGAAATAAAACACGATCGATAACAAAAATTTGCGGAAACCGGAGTCGGTTAAGCGTTTTAAAAagtactagaaaatactaaaaaagaCTACAAAAAGGATAggtaaaatataccgtcgaaactctgttcgcctggtatcccgatttaaaattttatttgagGGTTTTTGTTggagaacattttttttcctgTGATCCTGTGAACATCCTTGACCTGATAGTTCTCagcaaggatcaaggatattttctgcAGTCATGGATTCCTgtgatcagaaaaatatccttgatccttagATAAGAACCTCGACATCGCCAGCCATATGTTCATATTTAGATTTCTTGGCTATTTGTAGGCCAACTTCCTGTGATCGCACAAATGTCCTTTGTTTGATgcagtccttatcaaggattaaggacattttccccttTCACATATTTAGGTTTCTGTTATTTGCGAGccgatggagtccttatcagcCTCCGCCCGAAAGTATGCCTTACTTTTTATAAGCCCATTCCGAAAAGACGATTTCCTATTTCGGTCAGCCTGAAAGTATGCTATAATTTAAAAATCCTCCAATTCCTCCACTATACATCCGATCtggacatgccacgcctcctCGTAATCGGAAGAATGTCCCCGAACGTTTAGGGGCATCAAGGACAATAAGGATATTGCCTGTACCATTTCTCACCCTATCAGGACGTGCCCACCTTCTTGTAATTGGAGAACATCCCCAATCGCTTGAATCTACGCCAGATTTACGTCAAGGACCATAATGAGGAGAATACCTTTTAAACGGGGtgttttttaaagatttttaatttaatttaaccaTTTCTCGTCCGATTTACACCATTCTGTGATTCCCTGATCGTTTGCGACCAGTCCTACAAACCCCCGATGCCCTGTGTCCTGAGTGAGGACCTTCATTTTGCACGTTTGATATAGCAaggcctggggcctggggcccGATCGGACTGAGCATTGATGTAATTATGAGTGTAGAAATATTATGTAaagaattataattaaaaaatgaaaattatgaaatatgtggacaaaatgtatatttatgctGTGCTAGACGCCTAGGCTTCTGAGCATTTCCTAATCTTAACCTGCTTCCTATTCCgactcactctcactctccgACTGGAAATCACCCACCTCGATGGAGAAACCGTACTCCTGATCGCAGCCCAAGTAGGAGTCGCTCATGTAGTACAAGGTATAGTCATGTTTGCCCGGACTGGGGGCCACAAAGTCCAGCTTGACCTTGGCCTTCTGCTGGAGCGTGAGGCGTTTGATGGAGAGCAGGGAATTAGTCTTGGGATCGCCAATAACGACCCACCAGCCCTCCTCGCGCTTCTGCGGGAAGAAGGGTGCGATGACGGGGCCGGTGACCTCATCTTCGCGCTCCAGCTGGACCACCACATTGATCGTGGATCCCGAATTGATGCGGTCCTTATCGACCACCTCATAGTTGAGCTCAATGTTGGGATACCGATTGCAGAATCGGGCCACATCGGCCATCTGCGCATCGGAGAGCTGCAACAGACGCGAACGATCCTCATCCTCCAGCTCCATGATGTCGAAAACAGTTTCGATTttctgaaaacaaaacaaaacaaaacgggAATTGGTCAGAGAGGATTGCTGGCAGAGTTATCCTCTGGTCGTACCTTCTCAGTGCATCGCTTGACAATATCGACACTAAAGTGAGGCAATTGTCGCAAGTAGGAATCCTTGGTCCACATGGCCTGGGTGACCATCTGGGCCAGTTCCATGGCAGCCACGGCCGGCGAAAGCCATCCATTCGAGCTCAAAACATCCACACAGGCCTGTATCAGACGAATGGCCCGGCTCAATATCTGTTCCGTGTCGCCCTGCAGTTCGGGTCCCAACTGCAGCCGCGACAGATGTGCCTGGAGCAGCAAATTGGTCTTGATATGCGGATCATTAAATCTGTGGCAAGAGAGAATTGTTAGTCATCAACACGGATGGGGATGGCGATGTGGATGGAGGATTGGTGAGCGAATCGAAACCTACTTGGGTGCCGTCTCATTGGGTCCTGTGAGCTTGTTGGGCAGGCGCTGGGACAGAGTGCGCAGGACCTGCTCCTCGTGATGCCTGACCACCACATCCTCGTACTCCGCTGCCGACGAGATGATCTCCAGCAGGCCGCGCACTTTGGTCTTGCTGTTCAAGGACAAACTGAAGAGCTCTGTGGAGGCGGAATGAGAGACATTATAGTGGGGTCTTGCAGAAAGTTGTCCGCACCTTACCAATGGTCGTATAGTTGATGTAATAATAGGCCGCAATCATGCCCAGATTGAGCGGCAGGGTATCCATGTCGTCCTCGACACTGATGCACTTGGACTGCTCCAGATCACTGAGAGTGTTCTCCACCAGCTCGGACAGATGATCGGAGAGATGGCGATGTGTGACGCCCTGGAGATTGTAGTAATTGGGATTCTGGGTCAATCGCCTGTAGAGGAACGTCCACGTGAGATAGTCCACGGCATCCTGCTTGTTCTCAATCGTTTTGGTCACCACCTCGGCATTGAAGTGGTCGTGCATGCGATGATCGAGATGGCTTTCGATGGGCAGCGGCTCGTTGATGAACTTCTTGAAGAAGTCCTTCTTGCTGCTCTGGCACATGAGCACGCACTTGGCATCGGCGTCCTCGTTGGGCCGATTGGCGCGTCCCACCATCTGGAGCACGTCCGTGATGGGGTAGTCCTCGTACGAGTGATTCTTGCCGTTGTAGAACTGCGTGTCCATGATGATGATTAGATGGGCCGAGATGCTCATGCCCCAGCAGAGATCGCGCGAGACGACGGCCAGCTGCACAGCGCCCGAATCGAAGAGTTGCTCCACCAAACGATGGTCTGACGAGGACAGACCCTCGTGCAGGTAGGCCACACCCTGGGCCAGGGTCTCCTTCAGGGTCTTGTCGGTCATTCGCTCCAGGAATGGCTTgatgtcctcctcctcggcatGGAAGAAACGATTCGGTTGCAGATCGGACGCAGCGTACGTCAGGATATCGATGGCCGTCAGCCGTGCCTGCTTCCTGGAGGAGACAAACACAATCACCGGCTTGTGGGCACTGTACTTGAGGATGGCATTGTACACCGGCTTCGACATGGTGGCGATTCTGGTCGCATTGTGCGTCACATTGAATCCCTGAATGTGCAGCTCCAGGGGAATGGGTCGCACACTTGGATGGAAATTGAAGGTGGCATTCGGATTGCAGCCCAGCCACTGGGCCACATCCCGGGCATCGGTGAGAGAGGCGGACAGGGCCACGATTCTGATCTGCTTCTCGATCTGCGAGCTTATGTACCGCATCCTGGAGCACACAATCTCCAGCACAGGACCCTCCTCGCCGCCCACCAGCTGCAGTTCGTCGACAATGAACAGATTCACCAGCTGGACGTTCTTCCTCTGCTTCCAGCGTCGCGAGAGCACATCCCACTTGTCAGCCGTCGTGATCACCAGCTGTCCCTTGGCTATCAGCTTCAGATCCGTTCCAGTTTCGCCCGTCAGCTTCACCACCTTGATGTCCAGTGCCCCGAACTTTTGATGCCAGTCGGCAAAGACCAGGTCAGCGAGGGCCTCCTCGGACACCAAGTAGACGCAGCGGGCCTCCGTCTGGGTGGTGAACAGTCGCATGATGGCGAACTCTGCGATCGTCATCTTGCCGGAACCTGTTGGGGCGCCCACAAACACATTCTCGTCGCTGTTGTAGACGGCATTGAAGACCTGCGTCTGGATGGGATTGAACTGGGGGAAGCGCTGCGCGTAGAACGACTCGAATTTCGGCTGACGCAGAGCACTGATCGGCAGCGGTTGCAGATCCAGCAGCTCCGTGGGCGGTAGATTCTTCTCCGGCAGTATCAAGTGCCTGAACGAGACGGGCAGCTGGGTCTCGGCGCCAATCCAGCGATCGGAGACGATCCGGAGAAAGTACTGCGGCGGCAACGGCTCAAAGACGGGCACAAAGAACTTCAGCTGATGCTCGTCCTGGGCGTACTTCTGCTTCAGCAGAAAGAACTCATGATGCAGTATCAGCTCCGAGTCGACATCCTCGATGAGCACCCAAAAGCCCTCCGAGGCGCCATGTACCTTTTCGTCCCACTGGAAGTCCGGCGTGATGGTCAGCTCCACTCTAAGGGTGCCTCGGGTGATCGGCTGGATGTGCGTCGAAAGCTCCAGCTTGGGGAATTGATGCACAAACTTGTGTATGGTCTTGCCCAGCTTCGGCACGCGGATCAGCTCGCCCAGCTCGTGCGGCTCCAGGTCGTACAGCCGCGACCAGGGGAAGT
The sequence above is a segment of the Drosophila pseudoobscura strain MV-25-SWS-2005 chromosome X, UCI_Dpse_MV25, whole genome shotgun sequence genome. Coding sequences within it:
- the LOC4813759 gene encoding uncharacterized protein, with the translated sequence MNVSIFVLIVGVVCLGAASAAPQLRQRNEKQVQTVEDEFPYKGATIEEVVVESALYIKPKATQQMRRVRSADSADSPLQGIYATHKRVKRGRRGGATQVGTSAGAGGTDAGVVVGAGPDGGNANANVQLNPFGPLGPSGFNQEQAASNGAAHSNYNNGFDAGYSAADAQAQGFQSQTANGSFGASSASTATQSQNISPFGINNAAGASLSQVYKLPNGQTINFSSTNSFANNGANRGSSHGAAVSVSR